A genomic stretch from Flavobacterium nitratireducens includes:
- a CDS encoding GumC family protein codes for MENYISKESQEQEFHLRAELDKYLVHWKWFVLVVLVAVLIAFVYLRYAVPQYQVSTTILVKDEKKGGGLSELSAFADMGITTGLKNNLDNEVEILKSRTLVESTIQKLHLNVTLVSEGKIKSTVIYKKRPIVVTLGRQTQDLLQDTFVFQFESLSTDTFTLKNLVEDQEDPLQGKEQFHYGRAIETLFGELTINKTAFLSNAEKLKLNVIIAPLQSATEDFRGRLKVTPLSKTSSVVELAMVSPVVEREEDFLNTLVQNYNENAVQDKNIISEHTSEFIAERLNLITKELAGVEQDVESFKRSNKLTDIPSEAALFIEGSDEYNKKIAEVDIQLQVVANMLDFMKKSRNADLLPVNLISDTNASGLINSYNQLVLERNRILKSATESNPAVIKLDEQISALKASVSSSLGRLQSSLNIQKRKLDAHEGMIASKIQKIPTQERQFRIIDRQQKVKEQLYLYLLQKREETAISLASTEANARVIDAAMGSKKPVSPKKAIIYLAALLLGLLIPFGIIYLMDLFDTKIKSRLDLEGKTQIPFIGDVPTSEDASSIMQSESRSSSAEALRIIRTNLEFMLAKVPEGIAKTIFLTSTFPKEGKTFVSVNLAATFALSGKKVLLIGMDIRNPRLDEYLTLPDRGVTNYLSSKELSLEDLIIQQKGYEDFHVLPAGVIPPNPAELLMSKKVDVLFETLKKQYDYIIVDTAPVSLVTDTLLIAKHADTFIYVARANFLEKRMLDIPNGLHKDQKLPNMCMLLNDTDSTKGYGYGYGYGVKVEKTPWYKKIFKI; via the coding sequence ATGGAAAATTATATATCAAAAGAGAGTCAGGAACAGGAATTTCATTTACGGGCAGAATTAGATAAATATTTGGTACACTGGAAATGGTTTGTACTGGTTGTTTTGGTGGCAGTTTTGATTGCTTTTGTATATTTGAGATATGCCGTTCCTCAATACCAGGTAAGTACTACGATACTGGTAAAAGATGAGAAAAAAGGTGGGGGGCTTTCAGAGCTTTCAGCTTTTGCGGATATGGGGATTACCACTGGTCTTAAAAATAATCTGGATAATGAAGTGGAGATTCTCAAGTCACGTACCTTGGTGGAAAGTACTATTCAAAAATTACATTTGAATGTTACTTTAGTATCAGAAGGTAAGATCAAAAGTACAGTTATCTACAAGAAGAGACCAATTGTTGTAACTTTAGGAAGACAAACTCAGGATTTGTTACAAGATACTTTTGTGTTTCAATTTGAGTCGCTATCAACTGATACATTTACCTTAAAAAACCTGGTTGAAGATCAGGAAGATCCTTTGCAGGGGAAAGAGCAGTTTCATTATGGAAGAGCGATAGAAACGCTTTTTGGTGAATTGACGATTAACAAAACAGCCTTTTTATCGAATGCAGAAAAACTGAAACTGAATGTAATAATTGCTCCTTTACAAAGCGCAACGGAAGATTTCAGAGGGAGGCTTAAGGTGACTCCTCTGAGTAAGACCTCCAGTGTGGTAGAATTAGCTATGGTTAGTCCTGTAGTGGAACGAGAGGAAGATTTTTTAAATACTTTGGTTCAAAACTATAATGAAAATGCCGTTCAGGATAAAAACATCATATCGGAGCATACCTCTGAATTTATAGCGGAGCGTCTGAATTTGATTACCAAAGAGTTAGCGGGAGTTGAGCAGGATGTGGAATCGTTTAAGCGATCCAATAAACTGACCGATATTCCATCCGAAGCGGCTCTTTTTATTGAAGGTTCAGATGAATACAATAAAAAAATTGCTGAGGTTGATATTCAATTGCAGGTGGTGGCAAATATGCTGGATTTTATGAAAAAAAGTCGTAATGCTGATTTATTGCCGGTAAATTTAATTTCAGATACCAATGCTTCCGGATTGATAAATTCCTATAATCAATTGGTATTGGAACGAAACAGAATCCTGAAATCGGCCACAGAAAGCAATCCTGCAGTAATAAAACTGGACGAACAAATCAGTGCGTTAAAAGCCAGCGTATCATCCAGTTTGGGGCGTTTGCAATCGAGTCTGAATATCCAAAAAAGAAAGTTAGATGCTCATGAGGGTATGATCGCTTCTAAAATCCAAAAGATCCCTACACAGGAGCGTCAGTTTCGTATTATTGACCGTCAGCAAAAAGTAAAGGAACAATTGTATTTGTATTTATTACAGAAACGCGAAGAGACCGCTATTTCTCTTGCATCCACCGAGGCGAATGCCAGAGTAATTGATGCGGCCATGGGGTCTAAAAAGCCGGTGTCTCCTAAAAAGGCTATTATTTATTTGGCAGCTTTATTATTAGGTCTTTTGATTCCATTTGGAATTATTTATCTGATGGATTTATTTGATACAAAAATTAAAAGTCGTCTGGATTTAGAGGGGAAAACACAAATACCATTTATTGGGGATGTACCTACATCTGAAGATGCTTCCTCCATTATGCAGTCAGAAAGTAGATCGAGTTCGGCTGAAGCTTTGCGTATTATTAGGACTAATCTAGAATTCATGTTGGCTAAAGTGCCAGAAGGCATTGCCAAAACTATTTTCCTGACTTCGACTTTTCCTAAAGAAGGAAAAACTTTTGTCTCTGTGAATTTGGCTGCTACTTTTGCATTGTCGGGCAAGAAAGTATTATTGATAGGGATGGATATTAGAAATCCGAGACTTGATGAGTATTTAACCTTGCCAGATAGAGGGGTGACTAATTATTTGTCTTCAAAAGAATTGAGTTTAGAGGATTTGATTATTCAACAAAAAGGCTATGAGGATTTTCATGTGTTGCCAGCAGGGGTAATTCCACCTAATCCAGCCGAATTATTGATGAGTAAAAAAGTAGATGTTTTATTTGAAACATTAAAAAAGCAGTATGATTATATTATTGTGGATACCGCTCCTGTAAGTTTAGTAACGGATACTCTTTTAATAGCTAAGCATGCTGATACTTTTATTTATGTAGCCCGTGCTAATTTCTTAGAAAAACGCATGTTGGATATACCAAACGGTTTACACAAGGATCAAAAATTACCAAATATGTGTATGTTGTTAAACGATACCGACTCTACGAAAGGTTATGGTTATGGTTATGGTTACGGTGTGAAAGTAGAGAAAACACCTTGGTATAAAAAAATCTTTAAAATATAA
- the rfbD gene encoding dTDP-4-dehydrorhamnose reductase, translating to MSKILVTGANGQLGSELRVLSKNTDFEWFFTDYQELDLCDLENLTLAIAKINPQILINCAAHTAVDKAESEFELSDVLNHKAVSIMAQWSYTNSCKIIHISTDYVFDGNSAVALTEDEPTAPINVYGLTKLAGEKACQKQNPDAVIIRTSWVYSSFGNNFVKTMSRLMQERDTLNVVNDQIGSPTYAADLAQAILTIINHSNWQAGIYNFSNEGEISWYEFALAIQEIGNFDCEVNGIPSSAYPTPAKRPAYSLLDKTKIKNTFGVVVPDYKESLRKCMELLKVRS from the coding sequence ATGAGTAAAATATTAGTTACTGGTGCTAATGGCCAGTTGGGTTCTGAGTTAAGAGTACTTTCAAAAAATACTGATTTTGAATGGTTTTTTACAGATTATCAGGAATTAGACTTATGTGATTTAGAAAATTTAACGCTTGCAATTGCCAAAATTAATCCTCAAATTTTAATTAATTGTGCTGCACACACAGCTGTTGATAAGGCGGAATCTGAATTCGAATTGTCAGATGTTCTAAATCATAAGGCAGTTTCTATTATGGCCCAATGGAGTTATACAAATAGCTGTAAAATTATCCATATTTCTACTGATTATGTTTTTGATGGAAATTCGGCTGTGGCATTGACTGAAGATGAGCCAACTGCTCCTATCAATGTATATGGTCTTACCAAACTAGCTGGAGAAAAAGCTTGTCAAAAACAAAATCCAGATGCAGTCATTATTCGAACTTCATGGGTGTATTCCAGTTTTGGGAATAATTTTGTGAAAACTATGTCTCGTTTAATGCAGGAAAGAGATACTCTAAATGTGGTAAATGACCAAATAGGTAGTCCAACTTACGCCGCCGATTTAGCCCAAGCTATTTTGACTATTATCAATCATTCAAATTGGCAAGCCGGAATTTATAATTTCTCCAATGAAGGTGAAATTAGCTGGTACGAATTTGCTTTAGCGATTCAAGAAATAGGTAATTTTGATTGTGAGGTTAACGGAATACCTTCTTCAGCTTATCCAACACCAGCAAAACGACCTGCTTATTCTTTATTAGATAAAACTAAGATTAAAAATACTTTTGGGGTGGTAGTTCCGGATTATAAAGAAAGTTTGAGGAAGTGTATGGAATTATTGAAAGTTAGAAGTTAG
- a CDS encoding polysaccharide biosynthesis protein, translated as MNNYTKQDFKRLILPFSSGNNLILNIRNLSYLPRWIVLAIDLAVLIASFFFTKLIINGIGLHFISFENKLKFICLLVGVNLYFFWIFRTYAGIIRYSSYTDAIKLLFSQVSVFFIFVSGNAVYEFFYATKIYLNTALFIYMILSFCGLFMYRVVVKQVFEQVFSEKNRINLPRTLIYGTDANALAVAKSLKLEIPTRFKIVGFVDRNSQNSSKRMMDLPILIQKKKLPTLMRSVGAEGVIIADKSLSKEERLVIVEQCLELNYKVYVVPAITDWENQKEISQKVKSIQIEDLLDRKPIVLDSKSISKQIKECTILITGAAGSIGSEIVRQVLFFKPTKIIAVDQAETPLHNLSLELMALNTNSIIQTIVADIRNKDTIERIFKDYRPEVVYHAAAYKHVPLMEENPSQAILTNVEGTLNVANLSCQYKVKSFVMVSTDKAVNPSNVMGASKRIAEKYVQSLQLKSVANKTAMSTKFITTRFGNVLGSNGSVVPLFTKQIAEGGPITITHPDIIRYFMTIPEACQLVLEAGAMGKGGEIYIFDMGKPVKIIDLARKMIKLAGFVPDQDIKIKIVGLRPGEKLYEELLNDTSKTIPTHHQKIMIAEEIQEEFEILHDEIEELITIANFHNKEAIVAKMKRIVPEFKSMNSTYEVLDK; from the coding sequence TTGAATAATTATACGAAACAAGATTTTAAAAGGTTAATATTGCCTTTTTCTTCTGGAAATAATTTAATTCTTAATATAAGAAATTTAAGTTATTTGCCCAGATGGATAGTTTTAGCTATCGATTTAGCAGTCTTAATTGCTAGTTTTTTCTTCACAAAGTTAATAATTAATGGTATAGGCTTGCATTTTATTTCTTTTGAGAACAAGCTTAAATTTATTTGTTTATTAGTAGGTGTTAACCTTTACTTTTTTTGGATTTTCAGAACATATGCTGGTATTATTAGGTATTCTTCCTATACCGATGCTATTAAATTATTATTTTCTCAAGTTTCGGTCTTTTTCATTTTTGTTTCAGGAAATGCAGTTTATGAATTTTTTTATGCTACTAAAATATATTTAAACACCGCTTTATTTATATACATGATTCTCTCTTTTTGTGGTTTATTCATGTATCGTGTGGTAGTGAAACAAGTTTTTGAACAAGTTTTTTCAGAAAAAAATCGTATCAATTTACCAAGGACCCTTATTTATGGTACCGATGCTAATGCTCTAGCTGTAGCTAAATCATTAAAACTTGAGATCCCAACCCGTTTTAAAATCGTTGGTTTTGTAGACAGGAACAGTCAAAATTCGTCTAAACGAATGATGGACTTACCTATTTTAATTCAAAAGAAAAAGTTGCCTACTTTAATGCGTTCTGTGGGAGCAGAGGGGGTTATTATTGCGGATAAAAGTTTGTCTAAAGAAGAGCGATTGGTTATCGTAGAACAATGTTTAGAACTCAATTATAAGGTTTATGTTGTACCTGCCATTACAGATTGGGAAAATCAAAAAGAGATTTCTCAAAAAGTAAAAAGTATACAGATTGAAGACTTACTGGATAGAAAACCAATAGTTTTAGATAGTAAATCGATCTCAAAACAAATTAAGGAGTGTACAATATTGATAACTGGTGCAGCTGGTTCTATCGGTAGTGAAATTGTTAGACAGGTATTGTTTTTTAAACCCACAAAGATTATTGCTGTGGATCAGGCCGAAACACCTTTGCATAATCTGTCTTTAGAACTCATGGCTTTAAATACAAATTCAATCATTCAGACAATAGTAGCGGATATTAGAAACAAAGACACTATTGAACGCATTTTTAAAGACTATCGTCCAGAAGTGGTATACCATGCGGCAGCTTATAAACACGTTCCGCTTATGGAAGAAAATCCTTCTCAGGCGATCTTGACTAACGTGGAGGGAACTCTAAATGTAGCCAATTTATCTTGCCAATACAAAGTGAAAAGTTTTGTTATGGTTTCTACAGATAAAGCAGTAAATCCTAGTAATGTCATGGGAGCTAGTAAGCGAATTGCTGAAAAATATGTACAATCCTTACAGTTAAAATCAGTTGCTAATAAAACCGCTATGAGTACCAAATTTATTACTACTCGATTTGGTAATGTCTTGGGTTCTAACGGTTCAGTTGTACCATTGTTTACTAAACAAATTGCCGAAGGAGGACCTATAACCATTACACATCCAGATATTATTCGGTATTTTATGACCATTCCTGAAGCTTGTCAGTTGGTATTAGAAGCAGGAGCAATGGGCAAAGGAGGAGAAATTTATATCTTTGATATGGGCAAACCCGTGAAAATTATTGATTTAGCTCGAAAAATGATCAAATTAGCAGGCTTTGTTCCGGATCAAGACATTAAAATCAAGATAGTTGGTTTGCGTCCAGGTGAAAAGTTGTATGAAGAATTACTCAACGATACTTCTAAAACCATCCCAACTCATCACCAAAAAATTATGATTGCTGAAGAAATTCAGGAAGAATTTGAAATTTTGCATGACGAAATAGAAGAACTAATTACCATCGCAAATTTTCATAATAAGGAAGCCATCGTGGCAAAAATGAAACGAATAGTTCCTGAGTTCAAAAGTATGAACTCTACTTATGAGGTGTTGGATAAATGA
- a CDS encoding tyrosine-protein phosphatase codes for MFTLFKSKPVLKDLIPDNHVDIHSHLLPGIDDGAKNFEDSLRLTQALKSFGVSQFITTPHVIQHVWENSHEQILANKNSTVEALRKNNISVPFQAAAEYLMDDQFVRLFQSEALLTLKDNYVLVEMSYINAPIQLYSILFDLRVAGYTPVLAHPERYLFYHKNINEYEKLKKAGCLFQLNLLAVTGYYGENITKVAENLLQKGLYDFVGSDVHHNNHIAAFDQKVKLKDLNPLKEVIGNNQFFKV; via the coding sequence ATGTTTACACTTTTTAAATCCAAGCCGGTTTTGAAGGATTTAATTCCGGACAACCATGTTGATATTCATTCCCATCTTCTTCCTGGTATTGATGATGGCGCTAAAAATTTTGAAGATTCCTTACGTTTAACGCAAGCTTTGAAAAGTTTTGGCGTTTCTCAATTCATTACCACACCTCACGTTATTCAACATGTTTGGGAAAACAGTCATGAACAGATTCTAGCCAATAAAAACAGTACTGTTGAGGCACTTCGTAAAAACAACATTAGTGTACCATTTCAAGCAGCTGCCGAATATTTAATGGATGACCAATTTGTTCGTTTGTTCCAATCGGAAGCATTATTGACTTTGAAAGATAATTATGTTTTGGTTGAAATGTCATACATCAATGCACCTATTCAGTTGTATTCTATTTTATTTGATTTAAGAGTGGCCGGATATACTCCTGTTCTTGCCCATCCAGAACGCTATTTGTTTTACCATAAAAATATAAACGAATACGAGAAATTAAAAAAGGCGGGCTGTTTGTTTCAATTAAATTTATTAGCTGTTACTGGCTATTACGGGGAGAACATCACCAAAGTGGCTGAAAACTTGCTTCAAAAAGGCCTGTATGATTTTGTAGGTTCCGATGTACATCACAACAATCATATTGCTGCTTTTGATCAAAAGGTCAAATTAAAAGACTTGAATCCTCTGAAAGAGGTTATAGGAAACAATCAGTTTTTTAAGGTTTAA
- the rfbB gene encoding dTDP-glucose 4,6-dehydratase, with the protein MKKILITGGAGFIGSHVVRRFVTRYPEYQIFNLDALTYAGNLENIADIEKAPNYTFIKGDIVDENFINALFDEHQFDGVLHLAAESHVDRSITDPMAFVKTNVIGTVNLLNAAKNCWKDNQKGKRFYHISTDEVYGSLGAEGLFTETTAYDPNSPYSASKASSDHFVRAYGETYGLPYVLTNCSNNYGPNHFPEKLIPLFINNIINNKALPVYGDGKYTRDWLFVEDHAVAIDLVFHEGKNHDTYNIGGFNEWQNIDLVKLLCKIMDEKLGRVAGTSERLITYVKDRPGHDLRYAIDATKINKELGWKPSVTFEEGLEKTVNWYMNNQEWLDNVTSGAYASYYQKQYS; encoded by the coding sequence ATGAAAAAAATACTAATTACCGGTGGGGCTGGATTTATTGGTTCTCATGTTGTAAGACGATTTGTAACGAGGTATCCTGAATACCAAATTTTTAATTTGGATGCTTTAACCTATGCGGGAAATTTAGAGAATATTGCCGATATTGAAAAAGCGCCCAATTATACTTTTATAAAAGGAGATATTGTAGATGAAAATTTCATCAACGCTCTTTTTGATGAACATCAATTTGATGGAGTGTTGCATTTAGCCGCCGAATCGCATGTAGATCGTTCCATAACCGATCCGATGGCATTTGTAAAAACCAATGTAATTGGAACCGTTAATTTATTGAATGCTGCAAAAAATTGTTGGAAAGATAATCAAAAAGGAAAACGCTTTTATCATATCAGTACTGATGAGGTGTATGGAAGTTTAGGAGCAGAAGGCTTATTCACAGAAACCACAGCCTATGATCCTAATTCCCCTTATTCGGCTTCTAAAGCGAGTTCGGACCATTTTGTGCGTGCCTATGGAGAAACCTATGGTTTGCCTTATGTGTTGACTAATTGTTCTAATAATTATGGACCGAATCATTTTCCAGAAAAATTAATTCCATTGTTTATTAATAACATCATTAATAATAAAGCTCTACCAGTTTATGGTGATGGAAAATATACCCGTGACTGGCTTTTTGTAGAAGACCATGCGGTGGCTATTGATTTGGTTTTTCATGAAGGTAAAAATCATGACACCTATAATATTGGTGGTTTTAACGAATGGCAGAATATTGATTTGGTAAAGTTACTTTGCAAAATCATGGACGAAAAATTAGGTAGAGTTGCTGGAACTTCAGAGCGATTAATTACTTATGTAAAAGATCGTCCTGGTCATGACCTTCGTTATGCGATTGATGCCACGAAAATCAATAAAGAATTAGGATGGAAACCCTCAGTAACTTTTGAAGAAGGCTTAGAAAAAACGGTTAACTGGTACATGAACAACCAAGAGTGGTTAGATAATGTGACTTCGGGAGCCTATGCTTCTTATTATCAAAAACAGTATTCTTGA
- the rfbC gene encoding dTDP-4-dehydrorhamnose 3,5-epimerase codes for MIIEETTIKDLLVIQPAVFKDERGYFFEAYNQAKFQENGIHYNFIQDNQSFSTRGVIRGLHLQINPFAQAKLVRVLQGEILDVAVDLRKNSPTYGQHFSIVLSAENKKQLMIPHGFAHGFSVLSETASVMYKVDQVYHKESERGIRFDDPTLNIDWQMDSNKVIVSEKDLILPAFKDIDLGF; via the coding sequence ATGATCATCGAAGAAACAACAATCAAGGATTTATTAGTTATTCAACCTGCTGTCTTTAAAGATGAAAGAGGTTATTTTTTTGAAGCCTATAATCAGGCGAAATTTCAGGAAAATGGAATTCATTACAATTTCATTCAGGACAATCAATCATTTTCCACACGCGGGGTTATTAGAGGGTTACATCTGCAAATCAATCCTTTTGCTCAGGCTAAATTAGTTCGGGTTTTGCAAGGAGAAATTCTGGATGTAGCGGTTGATTTGCGAAAAAATTCACCCACTTACGGTCAACATTTTTCTATTGTTTTAAGCGCCGAGAACAAGAAGCAATTAATGATTCCACATGGTTTTGCACATGGATTTTCGGTATTAAGCGAAACTGCTTCAGTTATGTATAAAGTAGATCAGGTCTATCATAAAGAAAGTGAAAGAGGAATTCGTTTTGATGATCCTACATTAAATATTGACTGGCAAATGGATTCCAATAAAGTAATTGTTTCAGAAAAAGATTTAATACTTCCGGCCTTTAAAGATATTGATTTGGGATTTTAA
- a CDS encoding four helix bundle protein: MSDFKSYKDLDIYNIGLDLFLTVHPNSLKLPKYELYELGSQLRRSSDSVVSNIVEGYGRRKYKADFIRFLVFSHSSCLETIGHIYKIVVLYPNLKPDFESLIQRYENLGGKIFNFIKYVEQNWK, encoded by the coding sequence ATGAGCGATTTTAAAAGTTATAAAGATTTAGACATTTACAATATTGGTTTGGATTTGTTTTTAACGGTACATCCTAATAGTCTAAAGTTACCCAAGTACGAATTGTATGAGTTAGGAAGTCAGTTGCGGCGCTCTTCAGATAGTGTAGTGTCTAATATAGTAGAAGGATATGGAAGAAGAAAATATAAAGCTGATTTTATTCGGTTTTTGGTTTTTTCTCATTCTAGTTGTTTAGAGACAATTGGTCATATTTATAAAATAGTAGTACTATATCCTAATTTGAAACCGGATTTTGAATCATTAATACAGCGTTATGAAAATTTAGGTGGAAAAATTTTTAACTTTATAAAGTATGTAGAACAAAATTGGAAATAG
- a CDS encoding DegT/DnrJ/EryC1/StrS family aminotransferase, translated as MNNKIWLSSPHMGGTEKNYVDEAFETNWVAPLGPNVNGFEADLENYLKENVHVGALSSGTAALHLALILLGVKEGDEVICQSMTFAASANPIAYMGAIPVFVDSEIDTWNLNPKALEEAIVDRIAKGKKPKAVIGVHLYGMPFKTDEIIEICKKYDIPLVEDSAEALGSTYKGRKCGTLGDMAILSFNGNKIITTSGGGAIVCKNKEIKDKAVFLSTQARDNAPHYQHSEIGYNYRMSNICAGIGRGQMEVLDKHVNLRRDMNKWYADYFATIKGVSVLSEPNTDYHSNHWLTAIVMEPDLCGGKTREDLRLALETANIESRPLWKPMHLQPVFREAPYYGEKVAEKLFEKGLCLPSGSNLSEADRTRIKMVLEDFFKYTES; from the coding sequence ATGAATAATAAAATATGGCTTTCTTCTCCGCATATGGGAGGAACTGAAAAAAACTATGTTGATGAGGCTTTTGAAACGAATTGGGTAGCCCCTTTAGGACCGAATGTAAATGGTTTTGAAGCTGATTTGGAAAACTATTTGAAAGAAAATGTTCATGTGGGAGCTTTAAGTTCCGGAACAGCAGCTTTGCATTTGGCTTTAATTCTGCTGGGGGTTAAGGAAGGTGATGAGGTGATTTGTCAGTCTATGACTTTTGCTGCCTCAGCGAATCCAATTGCTTATATGGGGGCGATTCCGGTTTTTGTGGACAGCGAAATCGATACCTGGAATTTAAATCCTAAGGCTTTGGAAGAAGCTATTGTTGACCGCATAGCAAAAGGAAAGAAACCTAAGGCCGTGATTGGTGTGCATTTGTACGGAATGCCTTTTAAAACGGATGAAATTATTGAAATCTGTAAAAAGTATGATATTCCTTTGGTGGAAGATAGTGCAGAAGCCTTAGGAAGTACTTATAAAGGTCGTAAATGTGGGACTTTGGGAGATATGGCTATTTTGTCTTTCAATGGAAATAAAATCATCACCACTTCAGGTGGAGGAGCTATTGTTTGTAAAAACAAAGAAATCAAAGATAAAGCGGTTTTTTTGTCAACACAAGCCAGAGACAATGCACCGCATTACCAACATTCGGAAATAGGATATAATTACCGTATGAGTAATATTTGTGCGGGTATTGGTCGTGGTCAGATGGAAGTGTTGGACAAGCACGTGAATTTGCGTCGAGATATGAATAAGTGGTACGCGGATTATTTTGCAACAATTAAAGGAGTAAGTGTCTTGAGCGAACCCAATACTGATTATCATTCCAATCATTGGCTTACCGCTATCGTTATGGAACCGGATTTATGTGGTGGAAAAACCAGAGAAGATCTTCGCCTGGCATTGGAAACGGCTAATATCGAAAGCCGGCCATTGTGGAAACCGATGCATTTGCAGCCTGTTTTTAGAGAGGCTCCCTATTATGGAGAAAAAGTAGCAGAAAAGCTGTTTGAAAAAGGACTTTGCCTGCCTTCGGGATCTAATTTGTCAGAAGCAGACCGTACCAGAATTAAAATGGTTTTAGAAGATTTTTTTAAGTACACTGAAAGCTAA
- a CDS encoding polysaccharide biosynthesis/export family protein, whose product MVYYQNIDTTNVSEKAESYEIKLQPDDVLMIIVSAEDPEIAAPFNLTSESVTTAANPLLSTGQRTLQTYLVDAYGYIQFPVLGKLKVGGLSRTEVIHLLENKIGTYVKNPIINLRITNFKVSVQGEVNSPGTYQIESERITLIEAISKARDLTIYGRRDNVLIIREIDGVKSYNRVDITKADFIHSPFYYLAQNDVVYVEPNKVKVNGSAVGPNTGVIISISSLLMTLAAILLRTF is encoded by the coding sequence GTGGTTTACTATCAGAATATAGATACGACCAATGTGAGTGAGAAAGCGGAGTCTTATGAAATTAAGCTGCAACCGGACGATGTGTTGATGATTATTGTTTCTGCAGAAGATCCAGAAATCGCTGCTCCTTTTAATTTGACTTCTGAGTCAGTGACCACAGCAGCCAACCCCTTGTTATCTACGGGACAAAGAACACTTCAAACCTATTTGGTAGATGCCTATGGTTATATTCAGTTTCCGGTTTTGGGAAAACTGAAAGTGGGGGGATTAAGCCGTACCGAAGTGATCCATTTATTAGAAAATAAAATTGGGACGTATGTCAAAAATCCGATTATTAATCTCCGAATTACCAATTTTAAGGTATCGGTTCAGGGAGAGGTTAATTCACCGGGAACTTATCAGATAGAGTCAGAACGTATTACTTTGATCGAAGCGATAAGTAAAGCAAGAGATTTGACTATTTATGGCAGAAGGGATAATGTTTTGATAATAAGGGAAATTGATGGGGTAAAATCCTATAACCGTGTCGATATTACCAAAGCCGATTTTATTCATTCGCCTTTTTATTATCTGGCTCAAAATGATGTTGTTTATGTTGAACCTAATAAAGTGAAAGTTAATGGCTCAGCGGTGGGGCCTAATACCGGTGTTATAATTTCGATTAGTTCTTTGTTAATGACATTAGCCGCTATTTTACTAAGGACTTTTTAA
- the rfbA gene encoding glucose-1-phosphate thymidylyltransferase RfbA: MKGIILAGGSGTRLHPLTLAVSKQMMPVYDKPMIYYPLSTLMTAGINEILIISTPHDLPNFKKLLGDGSAIGCQFSYAEQAIPNGLAQAFVIGEEFIGKDSVALVLGDNIFFGSNMDELLQSNTNPDGGVVFAYHVSDPERYGVVEFDKELKAISIEEKPLQPKSNYAVPGLYFYDNSVVEIAKNIQPSARGEYEITDVNKAYLEQGKLKVGILSRGTAWLDTGTFNSLMQAGQFVQVIEERQGLKVGCIEEIAWRQGFISDIQLQSLAEPLKKSGYGEYLLGLLKHKF; encoded by the coding sequence ATGAAAGGAATTATACTAGCCGGAGGTTCAGGTACACGTTTGCATCCACTTACTTTAGCGGTGAGTAAGCAAATGATGCCTGTGTATGACAAGCCAATGATTTATTATCCATTGTCCACTTTAATGACTGCGGGAATTAATGAGATTTTAATTATTTCAACACCCCACGATTTACCTAATTTTAAAAAGTTGTTAGGGGATGGATCTGCTATTGGCTGTCAATTTAGTTATGCCGAACAAGCAATCCCAAATGGTTTAGCTCAGGCTTTTGTGATTGGAGAAGAATTTATAGGTAAGGATAGTGTTGCTTTGGTTTTGGGTGATAATATTTTCTTTGGCTCCAATATGGATGAATTGTTACAATCCAATACCAATCCAGATGGTGGAGTCGTTTTTGCTTATCATGTTTCGGATCCTGAACGATATGGTGTAGTTGAATTTGACAAAGAACTAAAAGCCATTTCAATCGAAGAAAAACCATTACAGCCTAAATCGAATTATGCCGTACCAGGTTTGTATTTTTATGATAATTCGGTAGTGGAGATTGCCAAAAATATTCAACCTAGTGCCAGAGGCGAGTATGAAATAACCGATGTGAACAAAGCCTATTTAGAACAAGGCAAATTAAAAGTAGGTATCTTGAGTAGAGGAACCGCTTGGCTAGATACAGGAACATTTAATAGTTTGATGCAAGCAGGACAATTTGTACAAGTTATTGAAGAACGACAAGGATTAAAAGTAGGATGTATTGAAGAGATAGCTTGGCGTCAAGGTTTTATATCCGACATTCAATTACAAAGTTTGGCCGAACCTTTAAAAAAATCAGGTTATGGAGAGTATTTGCTAGGATTATTAAAACATAAATTTTGA